A window from Verrucomicrobiia bacterium encodes these proteins:
- a CDS encoding NAD(P)/FAD-dependent oxidoreductase encodes MFPENPQVLVLGAGFGGLNFCKRFSYPRAQVTLVDHWNHHLFQPLLYQVATAGLSAPDIAQPIRSILRDQKNLTIYMDQVVDIRLSEKRVVLAQRALTYDYLVLALGGVTSYFGHPEWEAYAPGLKSLEDALTIRRNLLLAFERAEGNPTSENVKELLTLVVVGGGPTGVELAGAMAELARHVLKRDFRYIDPTKARIVLIEGGARLLPQFPEDLANNAKTTLEKMGVEVRLNSHVKNIREHEVHLENEVIRTANILWAAGVGASPLTKKLGVELDRAGRVIVKSDLSLPGYPEVFAIGDLAAVPWEQGGLVPGVAPAAIQMAHHVANVIQEEIHTEIFNRPARPEFHYWDKGSMATIGRSHGIAMAGKLKFTGFPAWFAWLVIHLLFLVGLRNKISVVIQWIYSYFTYKRGARIVFESSNSKALSSLER; translated from the coding sequence ATGTTTCCTGAAAATCCTCAAGTTCTTGTGTTGGGTGCTGGCTTTGGAGGATTAAATTTTTGCAAGCGCTTTTCATATCCTCGTGCGCAAGTGACTTTGGTTGATCATTGGAATCATCATTTATTTCAACCTTTGTTATATCAAGTGGCCACAGCAGGTTTATCTGCGCCTGATATTGCACAGCCGATTCGATCGATTTTGCGGGATCAGAAAAATCTTACGATTTATATGGATCAAGTGGTTGATATTCGTTTGTCTGAGAAGCGGGTGGTTTTGGCTCAACGCGCGCTTACTTATGATTATTTGGTTTTGGCGTTGGGTGGGGTGACGAGTTATTTTGGCCATCCAGAATGGGAGGCTTATGCGCCGGGTCTTAAATCGTTGGAGGATGCTTTGACCATTCGACGCAATTTATTGTTGGCGTTTGAACGAGCGGAAGGTAATCCGACTTCGGAAAATGTTAAAGAACTTTTAACTTTGGTTGTAGTAGGAGGAGGACCTACAGGAGTTGAATTGGCTGGTGCTATGGCTGAGTTAGCGCGGCATGTTTTGAAACGTGATTTTCGTTATATCGATCCTACGAAAGCTCGTATTGTTTTGATTGAAGGTGGGGCTCGGCTATTGCCACAGTTTCCTGAGGACTTGGCCAATAACGCTAAAACTACGCTGGAAAAAATGGGGGTGGAAGTTCGATTGAATTCTCATGTGAAAAATATTCGTGAGCACGAAGTTCATTTAGAAAATGAAGTGATTCGCACGGCAAATATTTTGTGGGCAGCGGGCGTAGGTGCGAGTCCTCTTACTAAAAAGTTGGGTGTGGAGTTAGATCGCGCAGGACGAGTCATAGTAAAATCAGATCTCAGTTTGCCGGGATATCCCGAAGTTTTTGCGATTGGTGATTTGGCGGCGGTTCCTTGGGAGCAAGGCGGGTTGGTTCCGGGAGTAGCACCTGCTGCGATTCAGATGGCGCATCATGTGGCTAATGTAATTCAGGAGGAAATTCATACAGAAATATTTAATCGCCCTGCTCGTCCGGAATTTCATTATTGGGATAAAGGTAGTATGGCGACTATTGGTCGATCGCATGGGATTGCGATGGCGGGCAAGTTGAAATTTACTGGTTTCCCAGCTTGGTTTGCCTGGTTGGTGATTCATTTACTTTTTTTAGTGGGGTTGCGCAATAAAATTAGTGTCGTGATTCAATGGATTTATTCTTATTTTACTTACAAACGGGGAGCGCGAATTGTTTTTGAAAGTTCGAATTCAAAAGCGCTTTCTTCCCTCGAAAGATAA